The Nevskia ramosa DSM 11499 DNA window GGACGACGCTGACATTCATGCCTTGGCGCAGCAGGCCATTCGCCGCTTCGAGCCCGAGCAGACCGCCGCCGATCACCACGGCATGGCGATGATCGCGGGCTGCCGTCAGCATCGATTCCACATCATGGATATCGCGGAAGGCGATGACGCCGGGCAGCGTGTGGCCGGGCACCGGAATCACGAATGGCCGCGAGCCGGTGGCGATCAGCAGGCGGTCATAAGGCACTGCGAGGCCGCTGGCAGCGACCACGACCCGGCGCCGGCGATCGATCGCCGTGACCATGTCGCCGGTGTGCAGCGTGATGTCGTTGCGGGCGTACCAGGCACGATCGTGAGTGACGATGTCCTCGAACACCTTCTCGCCCGCCAGTACTGGCGACAGCAGGATGCGGTTGTAATTGCCATGCGACTCGGCACCGAACACGGTGATGTCGAAGGCGTCCGGTTCGAGCTTCAGCAACTCCTCGACCGTGCGGATGCCGGACATGCCGTTACCGATGACGACCAGCTTCGGCCGCTTCTTGCCATCGGCCGCCAGCTCGCTCACGACGCCCGCACCATGATCGCGCCGTCGTCGCCGCAGGTAACCGCCCAGGCCTTCACCGACCAGGCCTCGTCTTCCAGGCAGCGGCCGGTCCGCAAGCACAGATGATTCTTGTAGACCGGCGAGGCGACGACCAGCGCTGGCCCGGTTTCGGTGCTCAGCTCGCCGATCAGGCCGCGGCTGAGCACGTTGGCCTGCGAACGCACATCGAAGTTATCGATCGCGAAGACGCCGTCCTCATCGCCGTTGGGTGCCACGACCCGAAACACCGCGACCTGCGCCTCACCGACCTTCGCGCAGACGCCGGTGTTCGGCACGATGTCATCGCGATGGCAGACAAAGGTCCAGCTGGCAGCGTCGGTCATGGCGCTACCTCCAGCTTTTTCTCGAGCGCCGACTTCGGCCGGATCTGGCCGCGCTCGTCGACGAACTGGATGTTGCTGTCGGCTTCCTTCGAGTTCACGAAATGGCTGAAGCGCTTCAGCGTTTCCGGCGTGGTGATCGCCTTCTTCCACTCGCATTCATAGGTTTCGACCTGGCGCGCCATATCGGCTTCCAGCTCGGCACAAAGGCCCAGCGAATCGTCGATCACCACCTTCTTCACATACGACAAACCGCCTTCGAGATTCTCGATCCAGGTCGCCGTGCGCTGCAGGCGATCGCCGGTGCGGATGTAGAGCATCAGGAAGCGATCGATCAGCTTGATCAGCGTTTCGTCATCGACATCGCTGGCCAGCAGTTCGGCATGACGCGGCTTCATGCCGCCGTTGCCGGCAACGTACAGATTCCATCCCTTCTCGGTGGCGATCACGCCGACGTCCTTGCTCTGCGCTTCGGCGCATTCACGAGTGCAGCCGGACACTGCCATCTTGATCTTGTGCGGCGAACGCAGGCCGCGGTAACGCTCTTCGATCCTGATCGCCATGGTCACCGAGTCCTGCACGCCATAGCGGCACCAGGTGCTGCCGACGCAGGACTTCACCGTGCGCAGGCTCTTGCCATAGGCGTGGCCGGACTCGAAACCGGCGGCGACCAGCGCGCCCCAGATCTCCGGCAACTGCTCGACCCGCGCGCCGAACAGATCGATGCGCTGGCCGCCGGTGATCTTGGTGTACAGGCCGTAGTCCTTGGCCACCTGGCCGATGACGATCAGCTTGTCCGGCGTGATCTCGCCGCCCGGAATGCGCGGCACCACCGAGTAAGTGCCGTCCTTCTGGATGTTGGCGAGGTAGTAGTCGTTGGTGTCCTGCACCGAGGCATGCTTGGGCTTCAGCACGTGCTCGTTCCAGCAGCTGGCGAGAATCGAGGCCACGGTCGGCTTGCAGACATCGCAGCCGCGGCCCTTGCCGTGAGCGAGGATGGTTTCATCGAAGGTCTTCTGACCGCCGACCTTGACCAGATGGAACAGCTCCTGGCGCGAGTGCGCGAAGTGTTCGCAGAGATGGTTCAGCACCAGCACGCCGCTCTTCTTCAGTTCGGCATCGAGCACCTGCTTGACCAGCGGCAGACAGCCGCCGCAACTGGTCGCCGCCTTGGTGCATTTCTTCAGCGCTCCAAGGCTGGTGGCGCCGCCTTCGATCGCGGAACAGA harbors:
- the nirD gene encoding nitrite reductase small subunit NirD is translated as MTDAASWTFVCHRDDIVPNTGVCAKVGEAQVAVFRVVAPNGDEDGVFAIDNFDVRSQANVLSRGLIGELSTETGPALVVASPVYKNHLCLRTGRCLEDEAWSVKAWAVTCGDDGAIMVRAS